From Sphingomonas hengshuiensis, one genomic window encodes:
- a CDS encoding acylphosphatase: MTTKRIIVSGRVQGVGYRDWVVRTAQRTGLTGWVRNTKDGRVEILAAGEDEALAALIEGAQTGPGQARVANVEAFAADDEKPNKGFTKRFTA; the protein is encoded by the coding sequence ATGACGACCAAGAGGATCATCGTTTCGGGGCGCGTTCAGGGCGTCGGCTATCGCGACTGGGTGGTGCGCACGGCGCAGCGCACCGGGCTGACGGGATGGGTGCGCAATACCAAGGACGGGCGCGTCGAGATCCTGGCGGCGGGCGAAGACGAGGCGCTGGCCGCGCTGATCGAGGGCGCGCAGACCGGGCCGGGACAGGCGCGGGTCGCCAATGTCGAGGCATTCGCCGCCGATGACGAAAAGCCGAACAAGGGCTTTACCAAGCGCTTCACTGCCTGA
- the dapA gene encoding 4-hydroxy-tetrahydrodipicolinate synthase, whose product MFSGSIPALVTPFRDGAFAEEDFRALVDWQIDQGSAALVPCGTTGEAATLSKDEHFEVVRVCVDQARGRVPILAGAGSNDTRVAIGNVRAAQESGADAALMVPPYYNRPSQEGIFRHFAAVAEATELPIILYNVPGRTVTDIQPATMARIVAAFPDTFLGVKDATGQLGRVSEQRSGCGAGFVQLSGNDETALAFNAMGGTGCISVTANVAPGLCAEFQAAWAAGDRAGALALHDRLYPLHLAMFTDASPGPVKYAMSRVVPGFPTELRLPMTEASDASRAAVDAALAHAGLV is encoded by the coding sequence ATGTTCTCGGGCTCTATCCCGGCGCTGGTCACGCCGTTCCGCGATGGCGCCTTCGCCGAAGAGGATTTCCGCGCGCTGGTCGATTGGCAGATCGATCAGGGTTCGGCGGCGCTCGTGCCCTGCGGCACCACCGGCGAAGCCGCGACGCTGAGCAAGGACGAGCATTTCGAAGTGGTCCGGGTCTGCGTCGATCAGGCGCGGGGCCGCGTGCCGATCCTCGCCGGGGCCGGATCGAACGACACCCGCGTGGCGATCGGCAATGTCCGCGCCGCGCAGGAATCGGGCGCCGATGCCGCGCTGATGGTCCCGCCTTATTATAACCGCCCGAGCCAGGAGGGCATTTTCCGCCATTTCGCCGCGGTGGCCGAGGCGACCGAGCTGCCGATCATCCTCTACAACGTCCCCGGCCGTACCGTCACCGATATCCAGCCCGCGACGATGGCGCGGATCGTCGCGGCGTTCCCCGATACGTTCCTCGGCGTGAAGGACGCGACCGGCCAGCTTGGCCGCGTCTCCGAACAGCGCAGCGGCTGCGGCGCCGGCTTCGTCCAGCTTTCGGGCAATGACGAAACCGCGCTGGCGTTCAACGCGATGGGCGGGACGGGCTGCATCTCGGTCACCGCCAACGTCGCGCCGGGCCTGTGCGCCGAGTTCCAGGCGGCCTGGGCGGCGGGCGACAGGGCAGGGGCGCTGGCGCTGCACGACCGGCTCTATCCGCTCCACCTCGCCATGTTCACCGACGCCTCGCCGGGCCCGGTGAAATACGCGATGTCGCGCGTGGTGCCGGGCTTCCCGACCGAACTGCGCCTGCCAATGACCGAAGCGAGCGACGCCAGCCGCGCGGCGGTGGATGCGGCGCTGGCGCATGCCGGGCTGGTTTAG
- the greB gene encoding transcription elongation factor GreB, with protein sequence MDRPNYITPSGYSALKAEYDALFGGERPKLVETISWAAGNGDRSENGDYIYGRKRLREIDRRLGWLSRRMKAAKVVDPAQQPDRSRVYFGATVTVADEDDNQRVLTLVGDDEAEAGTGHVGWNSPFARALRGATLGDVRRVTLPGGEREYEILAISYP encoded by the coding sequence ATGGACCGCCCCAACTATATCACTCCGTCGGGCTATTCGGCGCTCAAGGCCGAATATGACGCGCTGTTCGGCGGCGAGCGCCCGAAGCTGGTCGAGACGATCTCCTGGGCCGCGGGCAATGGCGACCGATCGGAGAATGGCGATTACATCTATGGCCGCAAGCGATTGCGCGAGATCGACCGGCGGCTGGGCTGGCTGTCGCGGCGGATGAAGGCGGCCAAGGTCGTCGATCCGGCGCAGCAGCCCGACCGCAGCCGCGTCTATTTCGGGGCGACCGTCACGGTGGCCGATGAAGACGACAACCAGCGCGTGCTGACGCTGGTCGGCGATGACGAGGCCGAGGCGGGCACCGGGCATGTCGGGTGGAATTCGCCCTTCGCGCGCGCGCTGCGCGGGGCGACGCTGGGCGATGTGCGTCGCGTGACTTTGCCCGGCGGCGAGCGCGAATATGAAATCCTAGCGATTTCCTACCCCTGA
- a CDS encoding lytic transglycosylase domain-containing protein, with translation MIKSALLLAGVSGLAASSQLTQGQIEWYRMALESGVPRVAPPYIQANALDAALVEWKRLQQSDNWPFSDYANFLLVHPGWPGETSRRAAAETVLDSGAASPGLVTRFFERYAPLTPAGRLRYAEALAASGRQAEAEEQARRAWRAGQLRTADETRLLGGFLSALTPADHDARMDMLLWQGALTLAQRQLGFVSAAKRPVFDARLAYRTKAPDADARGAAAMAFGRADPGYIADRARWLRDTGRSPEMRDYLAQRPALASYPGDGEAWYEVLLIAARGAAADGQFSLAYRIASQVDDAFPAGTDISDLPLGERDDYTSLTWLAGTTAYYSLGRARDAVGMFDRYSRGSKTPQTQSKGLYWAGRAAEAAGDQASAGAYFARAAGFPDLYYGQLALERTSRPLRRPPDFNAGAVPAATREAFFRQETVRAAQLLGTLGNRPDQGLFVRQIALAATSDTDHILAAELSRTIGRPDLGVMVGRSALLNGLSDYTAAGYPSVRVPEGQRDYWTMIHAIARQESQFDRAAVSHAGARGLMQLMPGTARETAGKLGLGYNRDSLTVDTDYNIQLGSSYFQRMYTLYGSYPLAVAAYNAGPGNVNKWIRANGDPRMPGGDIVKWVEEIPIFETKNYVQRVLENAVVYDLLNPEVARSRGPANLSWYLGKNRPG, from the coding sequence ATGATCAAAAGTGCGCTGCTGCTGGCGGGTGTTTCCGGGCTGGCGGCTTCCTCGCAACTTACGCAGGGCCAGATTGAATGGTATCGCATGGCACTGGAAAGCGGGGTGCCGCGCGTCGCGCCGCCCTATATCCAGGCGAATGCGCTGGACGCCGCGCTGGTCGAGTGGAAGCGGCTGCAACAGTCGGATAACTGGCCGTTTTCCGATTACGCCAACTTCCTGCTCGTCCATCCCGGCTGGCCCGGCGAGACGAGCCGCCGCGCCGCCGCCGAGACGGTGCTCGACAGCGGCGCCGCGTCGCCGGGGCTGGTCACGCGCTTTTTCGAGCGGTACGCGCCGCTCACCCCCGCCGGGCGCCTTCGCTATGCCGAGGCGCTGGCGGCATCGGGGCGCCAGGCCGAGGCCGAGGAGCAGGCGCGTCGGGCATGGCGCGCGGGCCAGTTGCGGACCGCCGACGAGACCAGGCTGCTCGGCGGGTTTCTGAGCGCGCTGACTCCGGCGGACCATGACGCGCGGATGGACATGCTGTTGTGGCAGGGCGCGCTGACTCTCGCCCAGCGCCAGCTCGGCTTCGTCTCCGCGGCGAAGCGCCCGGTGTTCGACGCGCGGCTCGCTTATCGCACCAAGGCGCCCGATGCCGATGCGCGCGGCGCCGCGGCGATGGCGTTCGGGCGCGCCGATCCGGGCTATATCGCCGATCGCGCGCGCTGGCTGCGCGACACGGGGCGGAGCCCGGAGATGCGCGACTATCTGGCGCAGCGCCCGGCGCTCGCCAGCTATCCCGGCGACGGCGAGGCCTGGTATGAAGTGCTGCTGATCGCGGCGCGCGGCGCGGCGGCGGACGGGCAGTTCAGCCTCGCCTATCGCATCGCGAGCCAGGTCGACGACGCATTCCCTGCGGGCACCGACATCAGCGACCTGCCGCTGGGCGAGCGCGACGACTATACCAGCCTGACCTGGCTGGCGGGCACCACGGCCTATTACAGCCTCGGGCGCGCGCGCGACGCCGTGGGCATGTTCGACCGCTATTCGCGCGGATCGAAGACGCCGCAGACTCAGTCCAAGGGGCTGTATTGGGCAGGCCGCGCCGCCGAGGCGGCGGGCGACCAGGCCAGCGCCGGAGCCTATTTCGCGCGCGCGGCGGGGTTCCCCGATCTTTATTACGGCCAGCTTGCGCTCGAGCGGACCAGCCGCCCGCTGCGCCGTCCGCCCGATTTCAACGCAGGCGCGGTTCCCGCCGCGACGCGCGAGGCATTCTTCCGCCAGGAGACGGTGCGCGCCGCGCAACTGCTCGGGACGCTGGGCAACCGTCCGGACCAGGGCCTGTTCGTGCGTCAGATCGCGCTAGCCGCCACGAGCGACACCGACCATATCCTCGCCGCCGAGCTGTCGCGCACGATCGGTCGCCCCGATCTGGGGGTGATGGTGGGGCGCAGTGCGCTGCTCAACGGGCTGTCGGACTATACCGCCGCGGGCTATCCCTCGGTGCGGGTGCCGGAGGGGCAGCGCGATTACTGGACGATGATCCATGCGATCGCGCGGCAGGAAAGCCAGTTCGATCGCGCCGCCGTCAGCCATGCCGGCGCGCGCGGGCTGATGCAGCTGATGCCGGGCACCGCGCGCGAGACCGCGGGCAAGCTGGGGCTTGGCTACAACCGCGATTCGCTGACGGTCGATACCGATTACAACATCCAGCTCGGGTCGAGCTATTTCCAGCGGATGTACACGCTGTACGGCAGCTATCCGCTCGCGGTGGCGGCGTATAATGCCGGGCCGGGCAATGTGAACAAATGGATCCGCGCGAACGGCGATCCGCGCATGCCGGGCGGCGACATCGTCAAATGGGTCGAGGAAATTCCGATCTTCGAGACCAAGAACTATGTCCAGCGCGTGCTGGAGAATGCCGTGGTCTATGACCTGCTCAACCCCGAGGTGGCGCGCAGCCGGGGCCCGGCGAATCTGAGCTGGTATCTGGGCAAGAACCGCCCAGGTTAA
- a CDS encoding DoxX family protein, giving the protein MPIPPSWSGPLLSVLRIVAALSFLQHGLSKYFGVPPFPMPAPLPPLLLAAGAIELAGGALLLIGLFTRPVAFIASGMCAVGYFMAHASKGFFPAVNGGEPILLFTFIFLYLAAAGAGPWSIDARRGGN; this is encoded by the coding sequence ATGCCGATACCGCCAAGCTGGTCCGGACCATTGCTCAGCGTGCTGCGGATCGTCGCCGCGCTGAGCTTTCTCCAGCACGGGCTTTCCAAATATTTCGGGGTGCCGCCCTTCCCGATGCCCGCCCCGCTGCCGCCGCTGCTGCTGGCGGCGGGCGCGATCGAGCTGGCCGGGGGCGCGCTGCTGCTGATCGGGCTGTTCACGCGCCCGGTGGCGTTCATCGCATCGGGGATGTGCGCGGTCGGATATTTCATGGCGCACGCGTCGAAGGGCTTCTTTCCCGCAGTGAATGGCGGTGAGCCCATCCTGCTGTTTACGTTCATCTTCCTGTATCTGGCGGCAGCGGGCGCGGGGCCGTGGAGCATCGACGCGCGGCGCGGCGGGAACTGA